A part of Chiloscyllium punctatum isolate Juve2018m chromosome 27, sChiPun1.3, whole genome shotgun sequence genomic DNA contains:
- the LOC140453601 gene encoding kelch-like protein 31: MAPKKKSTKKNKTEKNELPKISIVEDTTIDIDQLNHLNTLYDSGSNGFRCTATEVSNPNHGNILLEEISRMRQERLFSDLTLSTKNKSFDVHKVVMAACSDYFRNMLKKDPSIQCVDVNDVSPLGLTTVITYAYTGRLSLSLYTIGCTIATATQFQMCTLINMCTDFLIQEINVENCMYISNIAGTYGLNQVKESAKKFIRENFLEFSENDQFMKLTYDQISDLLMDDSLQLPSELTAFQIAMKWLQFDSKRVKHAADLLSNIRFGTISAHDLVSYVQPIPCMMQDPDCHRLLVNAMNYHLLPHQQNSMQSRRTKLRGGQKVLLTVGGRPALTEKALSRDILYRDPENGWNKLAEMPAKSFNQCVVVMDGFLYVAGGEDQNDARNQAKHAVSSLNRYDPRFNTWFHLASMLQRRTHFSMCAYNGLLFAIGGRNSDGPLLSMECYIPSTNQWQMKARMDVARCCHASALSDGKILITGGYINNGYSRTVCAYDPTTDTWKDYASLSTPRGWHCAVTLGDYSYVMGGSQLGPQGERVDVVTVERYNAYNGQWSYVAPLSIGVSTAGVTTLNDRIYLVGGWNESAKKYKSCIQVYNPDLNEWTDEDELPEATVGVSCCSIMLPNNKLRESRASSVASAAISI, translated from the exons ATGGCaccaaagaagaaaagcacaaagaaAAACAAGACGGAAAAGAATGAATTACCAAAAATAAGCATTGTTGAGGACACAACTATTGACATCGATCAGTTGAACCACCTTAACACACTCTATGATAGTGGATCAAATGGGTTTCGATGCACAGCCACAGAAGTCTCCAATCCTAATCATGGCAATATCCTTTTGGAGGAAATCAGCAGGATGCGCCAGGAGAGACTGTTCTCTGATCTTACACTATCCACTAAAAATAAATCCTTTGATGTCCATAAAGTGGTGATGGCTGCGTGTAGTGATTATTTCCGTAACATGTTGAAAAAAGATCCTTCAATTCAATGTGTTGATGTTAATGATGTTTCACCTTTGGGTTTGACCACTGTGATAACCTATGCCTACACAGGGAGACTCAGCTTGTCTCTTTATACCATTGGATGCACCATTGCCACTGCCACCCAGTTTCAAATGTGTACCTTGATCAATATGTGCACTGACTTCCTCATCCAAGAAATTAATGTGGAAAACTGCATGTACATCTCAAATATTGCTGGGACATATGGATTAAATCAGGTGAAAGAGTCAGCAAAGAAATTCATCCGTGAAAATTTCTTGGAGTTTTCAGAAAATGATCAGTTCATGAAACTGACATATGACCAAATAAGTGATTTGTTGATGGATGACAGCCTGCAACTGCCCTCTGAGCTCACTGCATTTCAAATTGCTATGAAATGGTTGCAATTTGATTCCAAAAGGGTGAAGCATGCAGCTGACCTGTTGAGTAATATAAGATTTGGTACCATTTCAGCTCATGATCTAGTCAGTTATGTTCAACCTATCCCATGCATGATGCAAGATCCAGATTGCCATCGACTCCTGGTTAATGCCATGAACTATCACCTCCTGCCTCATCAACAGAACTCAATGCAATCAAGAAGAACAAAGCTCAGGGGAGGACAGAAGGTTCTGCTAACCGTAGGTGGTCGACCAGCTTTGACTGAGAAGGCTTTGAGTAGAGATATTTTATACAGAGATCCTGAAAATGGATGGAACAAACTTGCGGAAATGCCGGCCAAAAGCTTCAATCAATGTGTAGTTGTGATGGATGGCTTTTTATATGTTGCTGGTGGTGAGGATCAGAATGATGCCAGAAACCAAGCTAAACACGCTGTCAGCAGTTTAAACAG ATATGACCCTCGTTTCAACACATGGTTTCATTTAGCCAGCATGCTTCAGAGGCGAACCCATTTCAGTATGTGTGCTTACAATGGCTTGCTTTTTGCAATTGGTGGTCGGAACTCAGATGGTCCTCTTTTGTCCATGGAATGTTACATCCCTTCCACTAACCAGTGGCAGATGAAGGCTCGGATGGATGTTGCCCGCTGCTGCCATGCTTCTGCTCTTAGCGATGGCAAGATCCTGATAACTGGTGGCTATATCAACAATGGTTATTCTCGTACAGTGTGTGCCTATGATCCAACAACAGACACTTGGAAAGACTATGCTAGTTTGAGTACACCCAGAGGTTGGCACTGTGCAGTCACTCTTGGTGATTATAGCTACGTGATGGGGGGCAGTCAGCTTGGGCCGCAAGGTGAGCGGGTTGATGTGGTAACAGTTGAACGCTACAATGCTTATAATGGGCAATGGAGCTACGTAGCTCCCCTATCAATTGGTGTAAGTACAGCTGGTGTAACAACCCTGAATGACAGAATTTATCTAGTTGGAGGTTGGAATGAAAGTGCAAAGAAGTACAAGAGCTGCATCCAGGTCTACAATCCAGATCTGAATGAATGGACTGATGAGGATGAGCTACCAGAAGCCACGGTGGGTGTCTCTTGCTGCAGCATTATGTTGCCCAACAACAAACTTCGAGAGTCCAGAGCTAGTTCTGTGGCGTCTGCAGCAATCAGTATCTAA